The region GAGGACCCTGTTGGTCCTGACCCTCTCCATTGTCGGCAGCCCTATGCGTGTCCTCATGTCCACCACCGGCACTATCCTGCCCCGGAGGTTTATGACCCCCTCCAGAAAGTCCGGGGTGTCGGGTACCACCGTTATATCCGGGACCCTCACTATCTCCTTTACCTTGTCGATGGGGACCCCGAAGAACTCCTTATCTACCTTGAACCCTACAAGTTGCAGAATCGTTGACATATCCAACCTCCTTTATCCGCCGTGTTCCCTCTTTCCAAACAACTAATCCCTTCAGCGGCATAACTATAACATACAATTCGGAGTTTAACACCCTGAACTACAGAATATCGCAAAAATATATCAAAAATCGTACGGGGAGGACAAAATGCCCTGCCGGGCGTCTTGTATCGGGTGATTTATGCTGAGGAAAGGACTTTCGGGGGGCTTACTGCGGTTGTCACTCGAGGCCGTACTCTTTTATCTTTCTCCAGAGTGTTTTAACGTTGACCCCGAGCATCTCGGCGGTCTTCTTCCTGTGTCCGCCCGTGTAGTCGAGCGCGCGTTTTATGTGCTCCGATTCCACATCTTTCAACATGGGTAAAGGCCCCTTTGGGGCGGAGAGGGCAATCTCCCCGGCCTTGAGCTCGGCCGGCAGGTCCGCGACCTCTATGTGCTCCGAGTTCGAGAGTATGGCCGCCCTGTTCAAGACGTTCTGGAGCTCCCTGACGTTGCCGGGCCAGTCG is a window of Thermodesulfobacteriota bacterium DNA encoding:
- a CDS encoding chemotaxis protein CheW, which produces MSTILQLVGFKVDKEFFGVPIDKVKEIVRVPDITVVPDTPDFLEGVINLRGRIVPVVDMRTRIGLPTMERVRTNRVL